From one bacterium genomic stretch:
- a CDS encoding phosphopantothenate synthase — MFAGKNILVGVTGGISAYKTCDLVRDLVKASAQVRVMMTEAATRFVSALTF, encoded by the coding sequence ATGTTTGCGGGTAAAAATATTCTGGTGGGCGTCACCGGTGGCATCTCTGCATACAAAACCTGCGACCTGGTGCGCGATCTAGTCAAGGCATCGGCGCAGGTGCGGGTGATGATGACCGAAGCAGCCACACGTTTTGTATCCGCGCTGACGTTT
- the gmk gene encoding guanylate kinase: MKPTGLVVVLSAPSGGGKTTVIQQLLKQGDPRYRYSISMTTRPRRRGDVEGKDYFFVDEERFRAAIAAGDLVEYEQVHGYLYGTPKRLLQQWVQQGYVVLLDLDVFGALALKKLFAEKCLTIFLKPPDLDTLVKRLQQRKTESPQQIQRRLKRLPQEMAEAAHFDHCVTNENLHQTVAEVERLIKKAYAQER; the protein is encoded by the coding sequence ATGAAACCGACCGGGCTGGTGGTGGTGCTGTCTGCGCCCTCAGGCGGCGGCAAGACCACGGTGATTCAGCAGCTTCTGAAACAAGGGGATCCGCGCTACCGCTATTCGATTTCCATGACTACGCGTCCCAGGCGCCGAGGCGATGTGGAGGGCAAGGATTATTTTTTCGTCGACGAGGAACGTTTTCGCGCGGCGATTGCGGCCGGAGACTTGGTCGAATACGAACAGGTGCATGGTTATCTGTACGGCACGCCGAAACGTCTTTTACAGCAATGGGTGCAGCAGGGCTATGTAGTGCTTCTTGATCTGGACGTGTTCGGCGCTCTGGCCCTGAAAAAGCTGTTCGCGGAAAAATGTCTGACCATTTTTTTGAAACCGCCTGATCTGGATACTCTGGTGAAGCGTCTGCAGCAGCGCAAGACCGAATCGCCGCAGCAGATTCAGCGCCGTCTGAAACGACTGCCGCAGGAGATGGCGGAAGCGGCGCATTTTGATCATTGTGTGACTAACGAAAATTTACATCAGACCGTTGCCGAAGTGGAACGGCTGATAAAAAAAGCATATGCTCAAGAAAGATGA
- a CDS encoding YicC family protein, with protein sequence MVSSMTGYGRGQFRSKGVEVSAEIRSVNNRYLDIVLKLPRVLNDYDQKIRELIGRHLSRGRISVTLTITSRENPYETLSLNMPLVETYVRLAREINKKFRLRTPVNVNQLLALPDVILSDAGAKNDDRTWQYTEKALTEALIGLADMRQKEGDNLLRDFQNCIRRLDQRLEEIETIAAARPAAELEKLRSRISGLVPEQRVDEQRLELELALLADRLDITEECVRFHSHNKEFLAILERDEAPGRKLNFLLQEMHREINTIGSKAVSAEISHRVVEIKEEIEKLREQVQNIE encoded by the coding sequence ATGGTCTCAAGTATGACCGGCTATGGACGCGGTCAGTTTCGCAGCAAAGGTGTTGAAGTGTCTGCTGAAATCCGCTCCGTCAACAACCGCTATTTGGACATCGTCCTCAAACTGCCGCGCGTGTTGAATGATTACGATCAGAAAATTCGTGAATTGATCGGACGGCATTTAAGCCGCGGCCGCATCAGCGTTACGCTGACGATCACCAGCAGAGAAAATCCTTATGAAACCCTGTCGCTGAACATGCCGCTGGTGGAAACCTATGTCCGTTTGGCCCGTGAAATCAATAAAAAATTCCGTTTGCGCACGCCGGTTAACGTCAATCAGCTGCTTGCCTTGCCGGATGTGATACTCTCTGATGCGGGCGCTAAAAACGATGATCGCACCTGGCAGTACACTGAAAAGGCGTTGACCGAGGCGTTGATCGGACTGGCGGATATGCGGCAGAAAGAAGGTGATAATCTGTTGCGCGATTTCCAGAATTGTATCCGCAGGTTGGACCAACGCCTTGAGGAGATCGAGACGATTGCAGCAGCCCGCCCGGCCGCTGAACTGGAGAAATTACGCAGCCGCATCAGCGGGTTGGTACCGGAACAGCGGGTGGATGAACAGCGCCTGGAGCTCGAGCTGGCTTTGTTGGCGGATCGGCTGGATATCACGGAAGAGTGCGTACGCTTTCACAGCCACAATAAAGAGTTCCTGGCTATTTTGGAGCGCGATGAAGCCCCGGGACGCAAGTTGAATTTCCTGCTGCAAGAAATGCACCGTGAGATCAATACCATCGGCAGCAAAGCGGTCAGCGCCGAGATCTCTCATCGGGTGGTGGAGATCAAAGAGGAAATAGAAAAACTGAGGGAGCAGGTTCAGAATATTGAGTGA
- a CDS encoding dCMP deaminase family protein, which translates to MKKKLLPKPRDWDQVMMRMAQVIATMSKDPSTKVGAVLVSPDRTRISVGYNGFPRQIPDVEAWWNNRADDKEFSKYELVRHAEMNAITQAKTDLAGWTLYVTHHPCMDCAKHIVAEGITRVVYHLNIDQLHMSINHAKVRKVFKIAGISFEQLELDEELA; encoded by the coding sequence ATGAAAAAGAAATTGCTGCCAAAACCCCGTGATTGGGACCAGGTGATGATGCGCATGGCCCAAGTGATCGCGACCATGAGCAAAGACCCTTCCACCAAAGTCGGCGCTGTGCTGGTTTCTCCGGATCGGACGCGCATCTCAGTGGGCTACAACGGTTTTCCCCGGCAGATCCCGGATGTCGAGGCCTGGTGGAACAATCGCGCGGATGATAAAGAGTTTAGCAAATATGAGTTGGTGCGCCACGCCGAGATGAACGCGATCACACAGGCCAAGACCGACCTCGCGGGCTGGACCCTGTATGTGACTCATCATCCCTGCATGGACTGCGCCAAGCATATCGTTGCGGAGGGCATCACTCGGGTGGTCTACCATTTAAACATCGACCAGCTGCACATGTCCATTAATCATGCAAAAGTGCGCAAAGTGTTCAAAATCGCCGGCATCTCCTTCGAGCAGCTCGAACTTGACGAAGAACTCGCTTGA